The window TTCGGTCGCATCCGCGGGCCGTACACCGTGAAATATCGTAGCGATACCGTCGAAATGTCGTATACCTCGTGATAGGCGGCTGCGTAACGCTCGGCAGCAAGTTTCGATGCCCCGTAAGGGCTCACAGGGAGTGTCGGATCAGTTTCTTCGAACGGAACATACTCACCACGCCCACCGTATACCGACGAAGAAGATGCCACTACAATCCGCTCAATATCTGTTTCGCGGGCCGCATCTAGAATATTTAGTGTACCATCAACATTCACCTCATCGTACACTCGTGGCTCCGCAACGCTGTCGCGGACACCAGCACGCGCTGCTTGGTGGAAGACGATGTCTGTTTTACTGACGAGGTCGTCAACTAAATTACTATTCCGAACATCACCTTCGACAAACGCATAGGTACACCCTTCAGCCTCGGCAATTGATTGGTGGACATCCAGCGTGTGTTCCTTAATCTTGAGATCATAGTAAGGGTGCATCACATCAAGAACCGTAACATCGTGGCCGTCTCTAAGGAATTGCTCGACGAGATGACCGCCGATGAAGCCAGCACCACCCGTGACGAGTATTTGCATTACCCATCCTGTTCTCAGCGGTTCTAAAAGAGCTATTGGATTCATGCCATTAAGTATACTAGGTGGCAAATTGAATCAGACTGCCCTGTAGAATCCGCATAAAGCGAAGAGATAGCGTCGCTCTTAAAATGATGACGAGACTGAGAGAAGAGATGGAGCGCATGCGCGAACAGATAGTGATCCAAAATTAATTTTCGCGTGTGATTACTGACTTGACCAAGCTCCCTATGAAGAATCCAGGCTTCCCAAATATTGGGGCTATCAATAACTCTAGATATTCCCCGCTCACTCCGGGGTGAATATGAAATGCTCGTGAGAAAGACCGTATAGCTGAAAAGGACCAGACGTGATCTCTCAAATGTGCATACCCCAGTTTCCACGCCAGACTCTCCACCTAAGACAGACCCTTACGATGAAACGGCAGATTGTTATGAGGATCTCAACAGAGACGGAAAATTAATATCCTGATAGTGCAGTAACATCCAAGAGAACAACCATGGAAGAACTGGTATCTATCATCATTACAACGCACTATCGTAATAAACCACTCCAGAACGCAATTAAAAGTGCGTTGAATCAAGAATATCAGCCAATTGAAGTTATAGTCATAGATGATTCGGGGGAGCGCTACGCCGAGCCAGTAGTACAAAAATATGATGTCCAATACGTCGCTCATAAAGAAAATATGGGACAGGTATCGGGTTGGCAAACCGGCCTCAGAGTGGCTTCAGGGGACTATATTCAATTCCTTGATGACGACGATATACTTAAGGAACAAAAAATATCGGAGCAAGTGAAGATTCTTAGGGATCAGCCAGACACTGGAGTTGCGTATTGTGGTGTTGAACGTCAGGATGGGTTCGTGAATCTTCCTCCAGAAAATGCTCGTGGTGATGTCGAGGAACTTATGTTACAGATTAATTTTTCTCCGGCTCAAACATCAACTCTGTTGATGGAGCGAAAGTGTTTAGATCGCATCTCACCTCTCCCAGATTATCAGGCAGGAACTGACATCCCACTCCGTATCGAACTTGCTCAGATTACTAAATTCGACTTCGTGAATGAACCACTCGTGAAACGCCGCGTAGAATTTGGTACACAGGCCACATCGCTGGCAGCCATTGATGCACGAGAACGAATGCTTAACGACTATGAAGATTTATATGAAAACTATCCCGAGAGAGTTCGTCAAGAAGCTATAGCAAATGTATCGCGATTCCAAGGGCTCGTCTATCTTAATCATAGTATCTGGTCACGGCATGCGATAGCTTGCTTCTGGCGGGAGATCCGGACGGATCCCAATACTGATACAGTCTCAGTCGGTCGATTCCTCGCCTCGATTTTTGGATCACCCGGTATTGATATCTCGGAAAAGTGCTTTGATTTTTACACAAGTAGGTAGATTTTCATTACTGTTATTTTCTCACGCATACAATGGAACTAACGATGGCCGAGTGCCCGAAGTTGCTCTTCTACTCTTTTTCAGACTGTTTAACGGACTTGTGTTCAGCAGGCATCAATTCCCCAGGGCCTTCCGCGGTTGTCTCAATCCAAGGAACCTTATGTACAACGGCTCTGTTGAATCACTAGACAGCGTCGGGATGGGTCGCTAAATCGAAGGAGTTGAAGCGGGAGACTTCAGTTGTCTATGACCCAAATCTCCCGCTTCACTAGTGAGATTGTCTCGATTGCTCAAAGAGTTGCTGGTGATGAGGACGAATCCGCCGCCCCGCAAGGTGGCGGCGGATTCTCCGATTCTGCTCTCATTTCTCTCCATTGTCTACGGATTTATTTTGATACGTCGTACCGAATGACGATTGATCTGCTGAAGGAGATGCCACAAATAACCCGGGAGATCGGCCTCAGCGCAGCCGATCTCCCTTCGCCGTCCACGTTGTGTAAGGCATTCGATCGGATCAGTATGAACGTCTGCCGAGTGCTGCTGCGCCAGTCGGCGCAGCTGCACGATCCTTCGAAACACGCTGCTATCGACGCCACATTCTACGAACGCTCAGCAGCGAGCCGCCATTACTGCCACCGAATAAACTACCGCGTGCAAAAACTGAAAGTCACGAAGCTCGTCGATACAGCGTCTCAAGCAGTCCTTGACGTTCACTGCTCGACGACTCGGGACGGAAGTGACGCAGACCTCGCTGAGCAGATCGCCCGCCGGAATGCGGGCGATCTGCGGTCTCTCGCCGCCGATAAAGGCTATGACAAGCAATCTCTTCGTGGCGCTCTGCGCGAAATCGGCGTCAGACCGCTCATCAAGCACCGTATCTTCGCTCCCTACGATCACGCTCACAACGCCAGAATCGACAACCAACGCTACAACCAGCGCTCTATGACAGAAACCGTGAACTCGGCAATCAAGCGCTCGCTCGGCTTCGCCGTGCGAGCGCGTTCCTGGTTCCGTGAGTTTCGAGAAATCGCTCTGATGTGTGTCGTCTATAACATCAAGCGAGCCGTGAAACAGTGAATTCCACCGCAGTATGGCGATTCAACACAGCCGTACAACAGGATGTTGAAGACCAGTCCGATGATCCCACAGGAACCGCTTACAAAATGCGTGGCCTTGATCTGCCGTGATAGCTGCCTTCGTTGCATCAATGTTTTCTAGCAATACAGGAACATCATCAGAAATCAAGTCATCAAGAATGAAACAACACTACCTAAATCCCGGAAAAATATCTTCTGATAATGACTGAAAACAGAGACGAACAATCTACAGGTGATTCGCTTGCCACAGTCCTCTCGGGTGGCGCGCTCGTCTCCGCTGGCAAGGTTCTTGCGTTAGGATTCGGGTTTTTTACGCAGATCGCGATGGCTCGTCTCTTGACGGAGGCAGCCTACGGGAATGTCGTTTTAGCGTTAGCCGTCGTGAACATCGCCGGACTCGTCGCTAAACTTGGCCTCGACGACGGCGTCATGCGAGAGTATCCACATCACGAGGATGATCCTGCCGAGGCCCATGGTGTCGTTCGTGCAAGCACAGTTATAACAGTAACTTCAGGGCTCGTCACCGCGATTGTCCTATTTCTCGCTGCACCTACTATTGCACGCGTGGTCTTCGACGATGCATCACTCATTCCACTGTTCCGTATCGGTTCGATTGCGATTCCGTTCATCACGACGAGCAGCGTTGCAGTGTCGCTAGCGCGTGGAGCTCGTGACGCTCGAGTGCAGGCATACGTACGGCAGATTTTCCAGCCCGCGGCGCGTCTGCTGTTCGTTGGGGGCCTTCTCCTCGCAGGGTTCAACGCGGTCGGTGCAATTAGTGGACAAATCGCAGCTATCGTGTTAGCTGCTCTTGCCGCATTCTATATGGCACGACGGTCGTTGCCGTCGTTCGACGTTTCACCGAACCCAATGTATCGTTCGGTACTTGCGTTCTCACTACCTTTGATCGCGGTCCAGGGTATGGGATTTCTCAATTCGAACGTGGATGTCTATATGGTCGGGTACTTTATGAACTCATCTTCACTGGGTGTTTACAATATCTCACTTCAGCTGGGGAATATCGTCAATTCTATTCTTGGTACTACGGGGTTTCTCCTTCCGCCTATGCTGACCCGTCTCCAGCAGCGCGGACAGAATACTGAGATGCTCCGTACGTATCAGGTTGTCACAAAGTGGATGGTCGTTCTCATTATACCCGTATTCATCGTTCTCTTTTTCGCCCCTCGATTGGTTATCGGGCTGTTCTTCGGTGAGTCGTACACCCGTGGTACGTTAGCATTGCGAATTCTTCTTGCCGGTAAATTCATCACTATTATTATGGGACTGAACAGCAGCGCTCTCATCGCACTTGGAAAGAACCGAGTCGTCTCGTATATCGTATTCTGCGAGACGGCGGTAAACGTAGCGATCAATTTCATCCTCATCCCAGTTATTGGGTTCGAAGGTGCCGCGATCGGGATGACAATCAGCACAATCATTGGCGACGCACTGGGAGTGGCAATTCTCTACCGTCGGTTCGGACTTCATCCGTTCACTAGGAGTGTTCTATCTCCGGTAGCTGCAATTGGGGTCGTTAGCACAGTTGGATACGGAACTCTTTGGCTACTTGGCCTTCCAACGTACTTGACAGTGGGACTAGTCGGCATAGCGTACTTGCCGATTATCGCAATTCTCGCACCCGAACCCGAAGATGAGAAATTACTAACTCAAGTCGAAGATCAAACGGGATATGATCTTGAGGTTGTTAGAGATGTGGTGAGCTCTTTCAGATAACCGAATTGAAAAGAGGGGCTGGGTTTCATAGGTTAGATTTGTGAAGAAGCACTGACGGTACCTGCTGCCCCCCGCACACGCTGTATTTCAGCTTCATGCGACAGCCGTGACGAAATTATTTGTTCGGCTAGTTCCGTGAAATTCGTAGTATTTTCTGTCTCTTGATCTCTTTCAGAACTAAGTACGTATTCTGTACCATTCTTTGACCTTTCAGAATCGACTGTTGACCAGTACTTCCTCTCAGTAGTTCGGACCGCTATCTGATTCGGCCGGAACGTACGACTGAGTGTGTACCTCGATTCATGATCCGTTGGGTCGAAGTCATCCTTCGCGATACTCACGATTATGTCATAGATTGAGGTGAGTGAGACGGGACCCGTGATCTCGTCACTGGCATCAGCATCTCTTACGACGAGCGGAACGTGAACGTTCTCCTCGAAAAACGTCCCCTGATGTCCCCACTCGCCGTGATCCAATGGACCGAATCCCTCTCCGTGATCTGAGTGGACGATCAACGACGTGTCTGACGACACGGTCTCAGACAGCCAACCGATAAATTCGTCCGCGTCCTCGATTGCGTCCTCGTATAGTTCCATCATCGCCGTGGGATCTGGAGATAGCGGACCATCAGTCCCGGATCAGTAGCGAACGTTGTTCGTGACCATCCGAAGCCAGCTGCTTCGCCGATGTTCTGCGTGCGGTAAGTACGGGGTGTGCGGTTCGAGAAGGAATATCCAGAGGAAGTAGGGTTCTGAAGCGTCGTTCAACCACGAAGATAAGTCTGACTGATATGATCTTCAGGGTTGAGCGATTCGATCCTGCCCGCAACGCGGCGGTCGAATGGTGTCTAGATGGTTTCTTCAGCTGCGTTTCACCAGATTTTCCCCTCATTTGTTTCGTCAAGGATGTATTTCGAGTATATCTGACGAGCCATATCGCGTCCGGGCCTGCCGAAGAACGCCGCAATCGCGTATCCGGTTGTTGCAATTGACGGTGAGTTTTGCGCTGCACATAGGCCGTACCAGATTGCTCGCAGTGACCATATGTGGTCTCGGAACTCTGCTTGTGCTGCTAAAAGGTTCGTTGCGGCTGTAGCACGGCGATACGCTTCTGGATGTTCTTGATAGAGGTCGCGGTACTCTGTGATTGTTTTTCGGCGGTTCTCCACGATCTCTTTTTCCCCTCCTACTCCTGCCTCTCCCGGCTGCCGTTTAGCAACAACCTCATTCACGAATTTATATTCTGCAAATTGTGCCAATTCGATATTGACTGCTATATCATCGCTTGGGAGTGTCTCCATCCTAGGTATCCTCTTCAGGGCTTCTGCCGAAATTAGCATAGTTGATGGGATACACGGTGCCATCTCGAATGCAAGTGCTTGCGGCAGTACATCTTCCTGTACCTCAGGGTTAGGTTGAAGTATACGTCCGTCTGGCCACTGGATTGCTCCATATACGACTTCTGCTCCAGTTTCTTCTGCAGCCTCAACTTGCGATTCGATAGCAGATTCTGTTAGCGTATCATCGTCATCTAAGAAGTGGATATACTTGCCATCAGCCTCGTCAATTCCGAGTTGACGGCACCCTGCGATACCGGGATCTGGGGTTGGTGAGAGATAGGTGGCTCCGAAATCTTCAGCAATATGTTGTGCGTTCCCATCAGCACCGTCTACGACGAATATTTCGACATTCTCTTCTGAGACTGTTTGGTTTTTAACACTCTCTAGGGCTCCTTCGAGTGATTCATTCCGTCTAAATGTTGGGATGATAACCGAAATTCTGGATATCATCTCTGTCACCTCACACTTTGTGATTGGCTGTTATATCGCCACGTGTGTTCACCCTCGCCGGGCGGCTGGACGCCCTCGAGGGCTGAGAGGCTGTCCCGCCCCTTCACACAGTTCGACCAGAACGAGGCGCCGGTGGCGTAGTCGATGTCGTCGGGGTCGACCAGCTCGAGGAAGTCGGCGCGGGTGGCGGAACCCTCGCATTGAAGATAGGCGTACAGCCAGGCAATCGCCCGTCGACGGCGCTCGTAGGTCTCCCCGGAACCGAGAAAGTCGAGGTCGTCGGGCACGTCCGCCGACTCGATCTCGGCGATCGCCTCGCCGCTCTCCTCTGGTTCGGCGTCGACATCGCCGCGCTGCTCGCGGAGGCGGTTGAGTACGTCGTTGAATGACTCGCCGGGGCGTTGCTTCTGTTTGGTGAACCACCGCCAGTTCGGCGTGAAACTATCTCCAGTACTCAAGCCAGTCTTGTCTGCCCGAAGGCTGTCGATGGTTACAAGAACGATATTGGAGTGTTCAGCCATTTTATTTGAATAGTAGATCAATCGGTTGATAACATTAAGCCAGTAATGATTCACCGGACTGATTTCGATATCAGTTCAGTGTTCGGTTATCATATGAGTTTTCGTAATAAATAACACCATATCCATTCGAATACACCTGGCTTCCAGTCGTGAACGCATTCATATCTCTTTGATAAAAGTTGAATTTGTATCCAATAGCGAAACCACCTAAATCCCGATTATGTGCAAGCAAGGCGAGGAAATCGCCGGATGGTACGTCCGACTGATTTGCGCCAATGACGTTGTAACTGAGCGGCAAATCCGTCTGCTCTGCGAGTGTCCCGCGGTAGTAGTCTCGTTGGTTGTCCATTCGCAGGCCAACGTGAACGGTCTCTTCACGGGGGATCTGATTTCCCCTCCACACGTGCGTCTGAACGTTACAGCGCCCACATGCCGTGGCACGTAACCGGAAATCCGGGTCGTCGCTGTTCAATAACCGTTCTCCACTCAACGAATTACTCGGTGCGACATCGTTAGTAACGGTCTCGGAGACGACGCCGATATTCAATAACAGAAACACCGCAAGAACGAGAGAAAGCGTTGTCCGACTTGGAAGATACCCGGACCAGGTTGATGAAACGCGACTGAAATCGTGCCGGAACATCCACTCCAAGAAGTTCCCAGATTCCCGTGAGCCGATTACTGCGAAGGGAACTGCGAATGTAAATATAATCATCATCACGCGCGCGACCGCGAACCCGTTCCCCGAGGGAAGTGCCGACCCGACGAACATACTCATAAAACCGATTGCGACGGCGAGATAACCGGCGTCGATCCGCTCGTCCCTGAGTACGACGAGCCGAAGCACAGCAATAGCGATGCCGAGCGACATCAGGAGACCGAATACCACATAGAGGTACTTCGAGACAGTGATCGCAGTCCCGGCATAGGTCTGCTGGAACGACGATACAGTACTCCCACTCGCCTCGGCGTAGAGTACCCCACTTACGGCGTCAATGATCTTGCGAGGCAACACCGCGAATTTCGCACCCTCGGCGGTATAGAGGTACCAGGCCATTGAGAATATACCATAATAGGCGAGGTACGACGGTCGGAGTAGAGGAGGTGCGACCCCAGTCAGCGACGTACCCAGAGACCTCCTGCCGCCATCGGATTGAACCGCTGTGAACCGCTTCGGGAGCCACCTCGGAATATTCAGGTAGAGCAATACCTGTAGTGTGTAAAACGCCGCTAGACCGGACATCAGTGCGAACAGGACCACGTAGGCTGTCCCGTAGTGGGATACGGCAACCCCGAATCCGAACGCGAGCAGGAACAGTTTCTGAATCGACGCGGGAAGCTGTCTGTCACTAAACGCCAGTCCGAGAAGCGCGATGAAGATGACCGGCGTCGCCGCGCGTCCCGCACCCGGATAGAGGACGTAGAACGAGTACGCGGACATAAACAGGAACGCCGACAGGAACGCCTCCTTCGGAGAGATGTGCCGCCGGAACGACTCGTAGAGCGTGACCGGCAGGAACGACACGAGGAACGTGTTCACGATACTCCACTCGACCGCTATCGGGAGCCCCGAGACCACCGCGTATACCGGGAATAGAACGCCGTTCGCGAGGAGTGACCCGAGCCCGTCGCTGTGGTTCGGAATCCATCGGAGGTGTTCCATCGTCACCTGCGGGAGTGGCTGAGTGATCGTGTACGAACCAAGTCCCATCCCGTGGAACAAGAGTGCCAGCGCAATCGACCAGACAGTCAGCGGGAGGTACCACGTCTCCCGCGATCGAACCGTGACGACGACTGGGATCACCGCGATCGTCGTCAGCAGGCCGAGCAACACGAGGTTGTTCCCGGTCAGTTTGTAGTGGATCGTTCCGAGAACGCTCGTTGGGAGAAACAGGAGGAAGAACGGGGTTCGAGGATCCGAAATTCGATCTTCGGGAACGCGAAACGTCAGTGATCCGCTACTCGTCCAGGCCAGAAGACCACTCAGAACGACCCACGTGACGATGAGCCAGTCCAGCGAGAGCGGCCGCATAATCCCCACAGCAGGGAACAGGAGGCTCGTCGCGCCGCCGACGAACATCACGAGAAAGAGACTCAGACCGAACGCGTAACAGACGGTCGTCGTGAAACTCTCCTCGTGGTAGTCGAACTGGAGGAGGACGAACAGTCCCGGAACGAATGTGAGGAAGACGACCGCGAGGAGCGTCCTGAATAACACCAGATCGACTACGAGGTCGCCCAACAGATCTGAGAGTTTTACGAGAGCGAGCGCCGCCACGGAGAACGCGAGGAGCGATCGCCCTGTGATCTCGATCTCTACGTGACCGTCCTGCCGACGGAACGGCTTGGTTAGCGTCGCACGAACGTAACGAGTGTTCATATTCTGTAGAGATCAGCCAAGCGATCGACCCGCCGGTCCCACCGCATCGTCTTGGCTATCTCTTCGACCCTCTCACTCATATCTCTTTGCCGCTCCTCATCCTGCAATACCTCCTGCACCGCGTCCGCGAACGAGGAACCAGATTCAACGGCCACTGCCGCGCCCTCGGCCGCAAGTTCCTCGACGACGCTCGGCCCCGCAGAGACCACCATCGGGACTCCGAGGGCCGCGTAATAGTAGAGTTTCACCGGCGAAGACGCGCGCTGGAGCCCGGACGACTGCTGGGGGTTGATCGCGACCGACGACGACGCCACCAGCTCGAACGCCTCCTCGTCGGGGAGTCGACCCGCGATCCGTAACGAGTCCAGCCCTCGTGCGTGCTTCCCTTCTTCGAGCACCTCGTGCTTCGCCCCGTCGCCGATCACGATCAGCTCTTCGACCTCCGGGAGGGCCGCCGTCTCGAAGAACGCCTCGGCGTCGAGTTTCGGATGGAGCGTCCCGAGGAACGCCACCCGACCGGGGACCGTCTCCGCGGTCCGGTACGCCTCGATCTCGTCGGCGAAGTACCCATTGGGGATCACCGTGATCGACTCGGGGTCGACGTCCCACGCGTCGCTGACGAGTTCCCGCATCCGCTCGGAGACGACGACGACCGCCGCGGCACCGCGGACCGCTCGCCCCTCGATTCGCCTGATGGCTCCCTGGACGAGTGACCCCGCGGGGAGATTGCCGTACAGCGGCGATTCGAACGCGAGGTCGTGCATATCCAAGACGAACTCGTGGGCGCCGAGGATCTGACCGACGCCGCCGAGCGTCGAGTGCTCGAACTGGACCGTCGCGTCGGTCCGCGATGCGATTCGGTTCGCTCGCCTGGCGATCGCCGCCGCCCGCAGCGGCTGGTCGACGACGCCGGAGTTCGGAACGGAAACGGGCGATACGTCGACTGCCGAGAGCCGAGAGGGGAACTCCCCTTCGGGTTCCGGGACCACGAGCGTGACGTCGTGACCGTGGTCGACGAGCCCCGAGGCGAACGCCGACACGCGGTTTGTGCCGCCACTCGGCCGACTCACGTCGCCGCCGTGCGCGATGACGATGCGGTCGCTCATAACGTCTCGTCCGTCGCGAGGGCGCTCGCCGCGGAGGCGATCGAACGCCGCTCCCGCTCTCCCGCGCGGTATCGCGCGACGACGGTGTCGATGGCTTCCGGGAGCGTCGAGTCTCCCTCACCCTCCGAAAGCGCCAGTCGGTGCGTCTCCCCGGGAATCCGTACCGAGAGCGCGTCCCCGTCGCGAGTCCGAGCCACCGCCGGACGCGTGGGGCCGATGGTCGTGTCTCCAGCGGCGATAGAGGAGAGTACGTCGGGCAGTTCACGGAGTGAAAACGGCTCCGAGATTTCCCCTGCGGGCGGTCCGTCGACGACCAACGGCACCCGCACGTTCTCCTCGTAGAGATACGGCTCGTGTCCGTACACGTCGTGCTCGCCGAACGCTTCGCCGTGATCTCCGTGGACGGCGATCACGGGGTCGTCCTCCCGGAGGTCCGAGCGCAGGCGCTCTAAGAACGCGTCCGAGTACCGAACGGAGTCGTCGTACGCGGTCACCAGTTCCCCGTGGACAGTGTCCGAAAAGGGCGTTTCGTGGCTCTGCCGCCAGAACTCCACGTTCGCGCGGAACTCCCGCAGTCTCGACTGCGTTCGGTACTCCGCAGAGGAGAGATAGGGGTTGTGCGCGTCCATCAGGAACACCCACAGGAAGTACGGCTCCGTCGCGTTCCGTGTCCACTCGAGGACCTCCTCGTAGTAGGACTCCCAGGGCTTGAACACTTCCTCGCGCTGCCAGAAGTTCACGAACGCACGGGCGAGCGACGACGCGCCGCTACCCTCCAGGAAGCCCTGAAAGACCGTCTCGTACAGCGATCCGCGGTTCGATTCGTCCATAAAGTCCTGGAAGTGATCGAACCCCTGATCGAAACCGAAGTGTCGCGAGGTGAAGGGGTTCGGGGTGAACGCGGCGGTTTCGTACCCCAGCTCTCGCATCCGCTCGGGTAACGTATATCGTGCCTCCATATGCGCGCGGATGCGTTCGCGGCGACGCACGAGCTCGGAGTCGCCGTCGACGTCGCGATCGACGGGCCAGTCGCCGGTGAAAATCACCGGCATCGACTCCGGCGTCGCCGGGCCGGGAGCGATAGCGTGCTCGAACTTCGTTCCCTCGCGAGCCATCGTATCGAGCGTCGGCGTCGTGTTCCGCTCGTACCCGTAACACCCGCAGTGATCGGCTCGGAGGCTGTCCACCGTCACTAACACGATATTCGGCCGCTCCACGTCGTTCATAGCTCCACCTCACCCTCCGTTACCGCTTCGCGCGCGGCCTCGACCGCGCGACGCTCCTGTTCGTCGTGGACGTGCGATC is drawn from Halobellus limi and contains these coding sequences:
- a CDS encoding NAD-dependent epimerase/dehydratase family protein, giving the protein MQILVTGGAGFIGGHLVEQFLRDGHDVTVLDVMHPYYDLKIKEHTLDVHQSIAEAEGCTYAFVEGDVRNSNLVDDLVSKTDIVFHQAARAGVRDSVAEPRVYDEVNVDGTLNILDAARETDIERIVVASSSSVYGGRGEYVPFEETDPTLPVSPYGASKLAAERYAAAYHEVYDISTVSLRYFTVYGPRMRPNMAISNFVSRCMNGESPVVYGDGTQTRDFTYIEDIVDANLTLLESDEADGEVLNIGSSDNIEIRALATEVRDQLAPELELEYAERYDADAEHTHAAVSKADELIGYSPEYTIREGVKKFVDWYRENQEWYEPLVRKS
- a CDS encoding glycosyltransferase family 2 protein, translated to MEELVSIIITTHYRNKPLQNAIKSALNQEYQPIEVIVIDDSGERYAEPVVQKYDVQYVAHKENMGQVSGWQTGLRVASGDYIQFLDDDDILKEQKISEQVKILRDQPDTGVAYCGVERQDGFVNLPPENARGDVEELMLQINFSPAQTSTLLMERKCLDRISPLPDYQAGTDIPLRIELAQITKFDFVNEPLVKRRVEFGTQATSLAAIDARERMLNDYEDLYENYPERVRQEAIANVSRFQGLVYLNHSIWSRHAIACFWREIRTDPNTDTVSVGRFLASIFGSPGIDISEKCFDFYTSR
- a CDS encoding IS5 family transposase, whose translation is MTQISRFTSEIVSIAQRVAGDEDESAAPQGGGGFSDSALISLHCLRIYFDTSYRMTIDLLKEMPQITREIGLSAADLPSPSTLCKAFDRISMNVCRVLLRQSAQLHDPSKHAAIDATFYERSAASRHYCHRINYRVQKLKVTKLVDTASQAVLDVHCSTTRDGSDADLAEQIARRNAGDLRSLAADKGYDKQSLRGALREIGVRPLIKHRIFAPYDHAHNARIDNQRYNQRSMTETVNSAIKRSLGFAVRARSWFREFREIALMCVVYNIKRAVKQ
- a CDS encoding flippase, producing MTENRDEQSTGDSLATVLSGGALVSAGKVLALGFGFFTQIAMARLLTEAAYGNVVLALAVVNIAGLVAKLGLDDGVMREYPHHEDDPAEAHGVVRASTVITVTSGLVTAIVLFLAAPTIARVVFDDASLIPLFRIGSIAIPFITTSSVAVSLARGARDARVQAYVRQIFQPAARLLFVGGLLLAGFNAVGAISGQIAAIVLAALAAFYMARRSLPSFDVSPNPMYRSVLAFSLPLIAVQGMGFLNSNVDVYMVGYFMNSSSLGVYNISLQLGNIVNSILGTTGFLLPPMLTRLQQRGQNTEMLRTYQVVTKWMVVLIIPVFIVLFFAPRLVIGLFFGESYTRGTLALRILLAGKFITIIMGLNSSALIALGKNRVVSYIVFCETAVNVAINFILIPVIGFEGAAIGMTISTIIGDALGVAILYRRFGLHPFTRSVLSPVAAIGVVSTVGYGTLWLLGLPTYLTVGLVGIAYLPIIAILAPEPEDEKLLTQVEDQTGYDLEVVRDVVSSFR
- a CDS encoding sulfatase-like hydrolase/transferase; this translates as MMELYEDAIEDADEFIGWLSETVSSDTSLIVHSDHGEGFGPLDHGEWGHQGTFFEENVHVPLVVRDADASDEITGPVSLTSIYDIIVSIAKDDFDPTDHESRYTLSRTFRPNQIAVRTTERKYWSTVDSERSKNGTEYVLSSERDQETENTTNFTELAEQIISSRLSHEAEIQRVRGAAGTVSASSQI
- a CDS encoding glycosyltransferase family 2 protein — encoded protein: MISRISVIIPTFRRNESLEGALESVKNQTVSEENVEIFVVDGADGNAQHIAEDFGATYLSPTPDPGIAGCRQLGIDEADGKYIHFLDDDDTLTESAIESQVEAAEETGAEVVYGAIQWPDGRILQPNPEVQEDVLPQALAFEMAPCIPSTMLISAEALKRIPRMETLPSDDIAVNIELAQFAEYKFVNEVVAKRQPGEAGVGGEKEIVENRRKTITEYRDLYQEHPEAYRRATAATNLLAAQAEFRDHIWSLRAIWYGLCAAQNSPSIATTGYAIAAFFGRPGRDMARQIYSKYILDETNEGKIW
- a CDS encoding DUF2206 domain-containing protein, with the translated sequence MNTRYVRATLTKPFRRQDGHVEIEITGRSLLAFSVAALALVKLSDLLGDLVVDLVLFRTLLAVVFLTFVPGLFVLLQFDYHEESFTTTVCYAFGLSLFLVMFVGGATSLLFPAVGIMRPLSLDWLIVTWVVLSGLLAWTSSGSLTFRVPEDRISDPRTPFFLLFLPTSVLGTIHYKLTGNNLVLLGLLTTIAVIPVVVTVRSRETWYLPLTVWSIALALLFHGMGLGSYTITQPLPQVTMEHLRWIPNHSDGLGSLLANGVLFPVYAVVSGLPIAVEWSIVNTFLVSFLPVTLYESFRRHISPKEAFLSAFLFMSAYSFYVLYPGAGRAATPVIFIALLGLAFSDRQLPASIQKLFLLAFGFGVAVSHYGTAYVVLFALMSGLAAFYTLQVLLYLNIPRWLPKRFTAVQSDGGRRSLGTSLTGVAPPLLRPSYLAYYGIFSMAWYLYTAEGAKFAVLPRKIIDAVSGVLYAEASGSTVSSFQQTYAGTAITVSKYLYVVFGLLMSLGIAIAVLRLVVLRDERIDAGYLAVAIGFMSMFVGSALPSGNGFAVARVMMIIFTFAVPFAVIGSRESGNFLEWMFRHDFSRVSSTWSGYLPSRTTLSLVLAVFLLLNIGVVSETVTNDVAPSNSLSGERLLNSDDPDFRLRATACGRCNVQTHVWRGNQIPREETVHVGLRMDNQRDYYRGTLAEQTDLPLSYNVIGANQSDVPSGDFLALLAHNRDLGGFAIGYKFNFYQRDMNAFTTGSQVYSNGYGVIYYENSYDNRTLN
- a CDS encoding glycosyltransferase family 4 protein, encoding MSDRIVIAHGGDVSRPSGGTNRVSAFASGLVDHGHDVTLVVPEPEGEFPSRLSAVDVSPVSVPNSGVVDQPLRAAAIARRANRIASRTDATVQFEHSTLGGVGQILGAHEFVLDMHDLAFESPLYGNLPAGSLVQGAIRRIEGRAVRGAAAVVVVSERMRELVSDAWDVDPESITVIPNGYFADEIEAYRTAETVPGRVAFLGTLHPKLDAEAFFETAALPEVEELIVIGDGAKHEVLEEGKHARGLDSLRIAGRLPDEEAFELVASSSVAINPQQSSGLQRASSPVKLYYYAALGVPMVVSAGPSVVEELAAEGAAVAVESGSSFADAVQEVLQDEERQRDMSERVEEIAKTMRWDRRVDRLADLYRI
- a CDS encoding sulfatase; protein product: MNDVERPNIVLVTVDSLRADHCGCYGYERNTTPTLDTMAREGTKFEHAIAPGPATPESMPVIFTGDWPVDRDVDGDSELVRRRERIRAHMEARYTLPERMRELGYETAAFTPNPFTSRHFGFDQGFDHFQDFMDESNRGSLYETVFQGFLEGSGASSLARAFVNFWQREEVFKPWESYYEEVLEWTRNATEPYFLWVFLMDAHNPYLSSAEYRTQSRLREFRANVEFWRQSHETPFSDTVHGELVTAYDDSVRYSDAFLERLRSDLREDDPVIAVHGDHGEAFGEHDVYGHEPYLYEENVRVPLVVDGPPAGEISEPFSLRELPDVLSSIAAGDTTIGPTRPAVARTRDGDALSVRIPGETHRLALSEGEGDSTLPEAIDTVVARYRAGERERRSIASAASALATDETL